The proteins below are encoded in one region of Picrophilus oshimae DSM 9789:
- a CDS encoding DUF72 domain-containing protein gives MIYIGCSGWFYLHWYKKFYPGDLKKSQWFKYYTSKFNTVEINSTFYRMPDERTFKNYYRNSPENFVYSVKMNKLVTHINKLNDSAELINSFIKNVSILKEKLKCVLYQMPPSFKRSDENIKNIIENIPGGSFIEFRSRSWDLKSINDIINSGIHVVSVSSKKMPFNLYDDKILYLRFHGDENGYMTDYSDRLDYFAELILENNFDESYIYFNNDYNGLAPKNALRLIEILNSK, from the coding sequence ATGATTTACATAGGCTGCTCCGGATGGTTCTATTTACACTGGTATAAAAAATTTTATCCAGGGGATCTTAAAAAAAGTCAATGGTTTAAATACTATACATCAAAATTCAATACCGTTGAGATAAACTCCACATTCTACAGGATGCCTGATGAGAGAACCTTTAAGAATTATTACAGGAACTCGCCGGAGAATTTTGTTTATTCAGTTAAGATGAATAAGCTTGTGACGCATATAAATAAATTGAATGACTCAGCTGAATTAATAAATAGCTTTATAAAAAATGTATCGATATTAAAGGAAAAACTGAAATGCGTTCTTTACCAGATGCCGCCGTCATTTAAGAGAAGCGATGAAAACATAAAAAACATCATTGAAAACATACCAGGGGGCAGCTTCATAGAATTCAGGAGCAGGTCATGGGATCTTAAATCAATTAATGATATAATTAATTCCGGAATACATGTTGTTTCTGTTAGTTCAAAAAAGATGCCATTTAATTTATATGATGATAAAATTTTATATTTAAGATTCCATGGCGATGAAAATGGATACATGACGGATTACAGCGATCGTTTAGATTATTTTGCAGAATTAATTCTTGAAAACAATTTTGATGAATCATATATTTATTTCAACAATGATTACAATGGGC